A window of Phragmites australis chromosome 15, lpPhrAust1.1, whole genome shotgun sequence genomic DNA:
CACGGCGGCTCCAACCACCACCTCTTTCACAACGGTGTGAAGGTCCCGAATGACCACCTCTACGTCTCCAGTTATGTCTGGGTAGGCAACCCTCACTGAATAGTAGATGCAGCCAAAAAAAGTTCTCGATGGGTTGATTCAGCAACTCTTCATCATGAGGGAATACCAAGTATAAAAAAGagaatacaaaaatataaacgtgTCTTAGAAGTGCAACATAAAAATTAACTGGGACATGTAATAACAATGAATATACCTTAATGTGCTCCTCGTACTGCTAAGGGTGCATAAATATCATTTGTGCTCGCTTGGTAAAACACTTTGCTATGTCAGCTAGTTTGCACACCCTGATGTATCTCTGATGACATTCTAACAAGTGCGTCTTTAGGTCCATGGAGGTCATAGAGCTTACCATTTGCCGCTATTCCTCTGTGGTGAAATAGGGACAACGGGTCATGCTCTGCCATTTCGACAACACTTTGTTCAAGTTCTCCTTCTTAAACACATCGTCACCTTTTGCCTAGGTCTCGCTTATAGTCTATAGGGCTATCATTGACAATTTGGAGGTCCACGAGAAATGTCTGCTTGAGGAGGCAACCATGGTTTGGTATTAGATATCAGATGGTAGTGGTGTTTCGAAAAACTATGATGTCCTGACCTTCTCGTTGCATCGGCCTCACCTTTTATAAGTAGAGATCGATGGTTTATGCACAAAGTGTAGGTATGTAATTTAGAGACAGTGCATGCTTTGAATACCTTCTTCGCAGTGAGCGGTCACTGGACTATGAGTAGTCGGtagcgtgcggtcacatcgATCTAAAAAGGTGGCTGTGAGCGATTTCATCAGTCTAAAAAGTTAACAGTGAGGGGTCGCATCTCCTTGAAAAGGTGGTAGTGAGAGGTGAGAAGCTAGTAGAGTGATGTCACAtaggattaagaaatgcattaatgacatggtaagtagtaaTATCTGAACTTGTAATACATATAACGCATATGTGCGGTCATATCACTCATAAAAAGTGGCAGTGTGCGGTCACATCGCTCATAAAAGGCGGTTTTGTTAATCTAAAAAGGCactagcgtgcggtcacatGTAGTACATAGAAATAAGACACATCTAAATATATAAGACTAGTTTGCGAATCGAACatacatcatgaaacaaacatccaAGTTATGAAAGCAAAGATAAAATCCTACTACTACCTCCCCCGCTATCGTCGGCTGTTCCCACCATCATAGTCCCATCGTCGTTGTCGTTGGCtcaccctcacgtggcccctagagtaggtcagatTGTCCGATGGAacaacctgcctggtaggcctcaTAGCGATCAAGGGAGTCGAGGCCTCCTCATGGGTCTGCTGCGTCGGTAGTGGAGCAGTGGGTAACTGGGACTGTGTGATGACATCATAGTCGGGTGtgccccgaagaagtccctcacgaggtcgaacAAGGTGTCCgacccaggctcatcctcctaacTCGGGTAAGACGCCTGCGATGGTGCCACTGTTATCCATGCATAATCACTAGAGCGGCCTAATAAGCTCATACGTTGTGGGCCTGCTCATACGCCCAGTGCGACtatggagaaaaatagtaagaaaccaGACTTAAAACATGTGGCAAGTAAAGCAGAGCTATGTTTCTTACGTACCCGACATCGACACCACAACAAGCCTATTGtgggcccgtcctcctcggGTTCCCCGTACCATTCCTCGGGGGTCGGTGGGTGcgccatatctgcattgaaaTCAAATTTAAATAGTCTGTATCATTCATATACACACAGTTATGtgaacaacatataacatacaGGTACACACAATTTTATGAACAGAttacaacatatatatacataatccAATAGAAATGTAAGGTCTAAATACAACGTACATAGGTAAGGCAATCAGCTTACAAATACAAAATCGAGATACGTTGAACACATTCATACTTGATCGTCGTCATGACCCCATCTACATAGCAGGTGCATTTTTTGAACAGTTTTTGTATGTGTGACAATTTTCATCACACTTtctgcatcgcttcacccttggaccttcctcagattcatccatatcattccgAATCCGCCGAGTTTGTCGACGTCCcggtgtgtacttcatcttctctttgtcTATCATGTACATTCGCGCGGGACCTGGATCACTTGTAAACGTGTCAATAATGTCGTAGCCATAAAGCTCATGATTACATATCTTCAGTATCTTATCCTTCATAAAACATATTATCGGGGCAGCATATTGGACtccccacatgcagctatgGCGCATGTACATGACCTGTATACCAATTGTGGCTTTTGGCACATACAAATGCATGCTCcataagcacgcactcttgcatGGTGCTCACGTCTgtcacccctacgacccttatcacgGCACAAGATACTGAACTTGTGCTCTGCAGTTCCCTCCTGATTTGCacggtgcatatgtgccttctttgtggccttcttcaTGTAGTCACATAACATTGATCCATACAGCATACGATTATCTACCATTGCCTTTGAAGCAGCTGCGCAATGATTAATGAAATTTTTgcaagtttgcacccatatgcctcatgcactACCTACTCTTCAAGTCGAGCCACTTTTCTCTTACACACCGTCGAACACTGCTGTATtacatatccagcaaagcctgcaacaaccctacatttctatcatgaatcaaataTAAATCAGGTCGTTCCAGAACAATAGTATGCTtgacccgctcaaggaaccaataccaactgtcCCTATTCTcgctctccacgaaggcaaaccccagtggaATGGTTTGGTTGTTCCTGTTTACCCCAATTGTAGACAGTATATGTCCTTTATACTTCCTAGTGAGGAACGTCCCGTCCAAGAAAATGATAGGTTGATAGTATCTAaataccttgatggttgccacaaatgcaaagaaagtacgctgcaatactcgcttTCCAGGCTTCTTATTCGAGGGGTAATGtttgatgtcaaagtaactttCAGGGTTTCTCGCACATATTATGACTAGTTGATGTGGTaagttgtcatatgaatcttcgtatATCCCAAAcatcatctcaatagccttctgtttcgcccgtCATGTCTTGGCGTAGTTTactgtgtactggaacctttcctCAATAATACGGATTATTGAACGTGGCTCATtctttaggttgtccacaatctcttcgtacataacattagcaacaaaagcagatgacacGTTCCTGTGGgacaactctattttctcaatgtgacagttatgctccctaactattgagcactcccatTGGTAAACCCACTtcccctgaatgcgtgcaccaCGGACAATCAGACATCAAACACTTAATGTCGTGGTCCCTTTTGCTTAatttcacaaccttgaactgtccctaaagagacaacgaccagaattttaCTGTATCAATAAAAATCTCCttagtagggtacatagcaccctgggaTACCTCATTCTCATAATATTCCCATAGTGTCCGATGACCCTCACTGACCACTAGCTTCAAAAATTTCTGATTCCTCCACTATGCAGAAGCAGGAGTATTTTTCTCTTTGTTGGATGAATCCCCATCAGCAATGGCTTTCTCAAGCTCTtgatcctccctctccatctcttcaattatgctagagatGTGCTCCCCTTATCGGCTACACCATTCGGTTGTATCTCATGCACATCCCCAACGTCTTGCTCGTCCCCCACAGTTGTCGGGTGTGCTTTATCCTCCACTGCCTGACTTGTTCCTGGTACTACTTCCCCAACATTTTTCTCTATTGGATTCTTCTAGTACGCCTCAGCTAGCAGCACAAGAAAGAGACCACGTTCACATACTATATCTAAGTAGATATCGCATTAATTAGAACGAGCTCCCCGAAGCACCCATGAGTAGCACGGCTTAGCATAGCTCTCAACTTAAGGTCATGTTGAAAATGGCATATTAATCACTTGCACATGTCCACTATgatcctctcattggctctactaagccCCTTGACGACATGataaaatccagagagatctatattgttaggaccataactaatatgacattcaccataatatatatgaaaatatagctTATCAGACATCcctaaaaatattcaaaaatatGTCTAACATTAATACCCaaaaactatacttttgattATCCAAAATCTGACAAAATCACCAGaaccgatgatcacctaacaatacgtttagttcgctaaaatcaatattgctcctaagcaaactaaccgatttaaactaattaaatccCCATCTACTTAATAtagtttctaattatctataattattatctacatcactattttgtaaaatctagataatcaaaactaccgtactctaaatacaactatacatCTAATGACTATCCTACCATATTGAAATAGATctttataatatactacaaaagacagAAAAACGTCATTTTCTAATTACCTTGCTAAACCCTAGGTCTCATATAATGTACTACTATTATGTCGCTAAACCCTGGATCTAGTGTTattttaattactaatgaaAACATAAGTCTAGAAAAAATATCAGAATCCGAGATCCTCAATCCACGTATCAAAAACAGTAGAGCTTCATCACGCTGcccccctctcctctcatcccctctctttctttttttaagatttAAATGCCTATTTTAGCTGATTTTTAATCTATTTGTAGTGTTTGGGTGGGAGAGGGGCGCGCAGTGGGGGGCTAACAGTTCTTTGAGAAGGCGGCAAAGGCTCTAACCGCTCTCTCAGACAGCGGTAAGGGGAAACGCTCGAGGGGTTTGGCACAGGTGTTAACCGCACTCTTAAAAAGTGGTAAGGGTAGTGTGAGATCTAACCGTCATTTGAGAATGCTGTAGAGGTAACCGTATACCGTGGATGTTAACCGCTCTTCGAAAGGGTCGTAGCTCTTTCAAAGAGCAGTAGATGCTTATTTATACATATCTTTCCATTaaagatctatttatttaaatattaatattagaaaatattaaaaaaaaaactcagtttCGTAGGCGAGATTCGATGGGAAAGGCATTCCGAGTCAAGGGGGAATGTGATTCTAGCACTACCGATTTGAAAACAGCGTGCTGGAAGCATAATGTTGCTGTAGTCTCTGTAGAGGACAGTCATCTTTACATTTTCACATGTGGTCAGGTCAAACTGTTCAATAGAAGAAGACTCTTGCCGGTAGCATTTTTCCAAATCAGCCGTGAGGGCGACATAATGTACATAGAGCGCCGATACAATCAAGGCGATACGGATATTTGACTCAAGGTCGCAAACGAGCTCGAGTACAAGTCTGAACGTTCTGCACCATGCTGTAGAACCTAGTTTGATAATTGGTAGGGAAATCTTTAGTGAAACCTGTAAAATTTTCTGCTAAGGACTCTTAGAAAGACCTTCCCAACTAAAGGCCAGTATACCACACAGTCTAGATAAAAATAAGTGATCTGAAAAGCCATCATAATGCTAAGCGAAAGTTGAAACAGGAGGTGTTACTGTTTCTCCAAGCTCGTAGCTGATTTTctcaaacaagaagaaaaaaaaaacctgaaaAAAGGACGGCCCCGGCTCCGATTCGGATTCCCCTGAGACTCGGACCAGTTTTCTCACCCCGGCCCAGTTTTCTCACCCCGGCCCAATTAACAAACCGCACTACGAGACAAGCATCTCACCGTCTTATAGCGTGAGAATAGGCTTTCATCTTCGGGTTAGGATACCACTCGATGCAGTATAGGTACAGTTATCTTTTAGCAACTGTCTCCAGGCTGAGGCTGAGGCGAAATACTTTCTCGTCGCCGATTTGACCGGCCCTGTCACCTTCGACGCCCTCTCAGCGTCGGAGTAGGAGGGTTTTTTGCCCCCACGGTTGGTCCTCGGTTGAGGTTTATCTTCCTCGTTCTCTTCGGTGATGATGTTGCTTTTATATTTTATCGATGAGTTTTAAGTTTGCTACAACCCGATGAGGATGGATTGGGTATTCAtcctctttttgttattttggttATCTTATCTGTGGACTTCGTTTCGTTGGCAAAAGAAGTGACTTTTGGGTCATCGGCAACAGAATTCATGCTCGAGGTTCCAGATCATGTCTTCCCCAGTGGAGATTTAGTCGACGACCGTTCATCATTGCCTATACGTTCAGCGATTCGAAGGTTCGTCGATGAGTTCGACGTACTATCTCATGTGGCGTTTAAAAAACTTGATACGCCTCTATCAGTTTGGGATTCGGTTTCTGGCTACGTTCTAGACGCTTCTCTCTGTCAAACTCCGGTGCGGTGGTTTGAGGAGGGTCGAAGTTGTTCGATGGCCTCGAAGTCACTCAGGAGAATGATGCTACGGAGAACCTGTCGAGAGCTtcaatataattttctttttttattaggTCCTCTTGCAAAGAGTGAAATATAACTTTTAGTTATCAATAAAGTCCAGCCTGTTCTAAAAAATAATGGTTAGGGATTTGCCGGGTCTCTGACCTTTTTTTGTCTTTTCGGACGTTTACAATTATTTGTGTGTTGTGTATCGATTTTCTTCTCATTAATATAACGAGCAGTTATTCTGACAAAAAAAAGACAAGCATCTCACCACGTGTCCCCGCACGTACCCTCATCCGACGGCCTAGGTTCATCCATAGCCTCAACACTCCATCCTGGCCCGTCCACTCCACCTCGCCCCGTCAGTCACCAGAGCCCCACCCAGAACCCCCACTGCAACTGGTCCACGCGGACACCGGGCCCACATGTCACCGGGAGCAAAGCCTCGCGCGGATTCCGTTTCCTGTCTTGGCGAGGTGGAAGGGAAGCGAGAAAGCGAGAGGAGAGGCGGAGGCGAAAGAAGACGCACGGAGCACTCACTCCCCTCCCTCCGCTTCGCCTTCTTGGCTTCTTGCTCCCTCCATTTCCCGATCGATACCTCCGGTTCCGATCGCTAAGATGCGGTATTGACGCCGGATTCGAGCGATTCGATCCGCTCCGACCAAGCTCCGTGTTTCtttcccctgaattgagttcttCCCGGAGGAATTCGCCCCACCGGGCTGCCGCGCCATGATGTCCTCGCCGATGGTGCTGTCGCTCCTCCTCTTCGCGTCGCTCACGGCGCTGCTGCTCCTGGCGCCGAGgctctcgccgccgcctcccccggtGGCTGCGGGGGATCAGGAGGAGCCGCCCGCCGCGGGGGTGGGTGTTGGCGGCGCGGGGAGCGGAGGGGTTTCGGGAGTGGGTGTCCGGGAGGAGGCTGACGACCTCGCGCTGTTCCGCCGCGCGACGCTGGACGCTGGGGCTGGGGCGGCGCCGCCCAAGGTGGCGTTCCTGTTCCTGACCAACTCCGACCTCACCTTCGCGCCGCTGTGGGAGCGCTTCTTCGCCGGGCACGAGGGGCGGTTCAGCGTCTACGTTCACGCCGACCCCACCGCACGGCTGCGGCTGCCGACCACGCCGTCGTTCAGGGGCCGGTTCGTGACGGCCAAGCCCACGCGGCGGGCGGACGCGAGCCTCATCGCAGccgcgcggcggctgctggCGGCGGCCCTGCTCGACGACGCGGCCAACGCCTACTTCGCGCTGCTGTCGCAGCACTGCGTCCCGctccactccttcccgcgcctCTACGGCGCGCTCTTCCCTCCGCGCTCCGCGCACCACCACCGTCTGCCCAGCTACATCGAGGTGCTCACCGGCGAGCCGCAGATGCCCTCGCGCTACGTGGCCCGCGGCGAGGACGCCATGCTCCCCGAGGTCCCCTACGACCGGTTCCGCATCGGCTCCCAATTCTTCACGCTCGCCCGCCGCCACGCCGCGCTCGTGGTCCGCGAGCGCCGCCTGTGGCGCAAGTTCCGCGTGCCCTGCCTGCCGGAGATGCAGCAGGACTCGTGCTACCCGGAGGAGCACTACTTCCCGACGCTGCTCGACATGGCCGACCCCTCCGGCGTCGCGCGGTACACGCTCACCCGCGTCAACTGGACCGGCAGCGTCGCGGGCCACCCGCACACGTACACTGCGCCGGAGGTGACACCGCGGCTCATCGCCGAGCTCCGCACCTCCAACAACACCCACCCGTACATGTTTGCGCGCAAGTTCGCGCCCGACTGCCTCGGCCCGCTCCTGGCCATCGCCGACACCGCCATCTTCAAAGACTGACGGATGCGCTGCCCTGCTCCGCCTCATGGCTGCACGACGAGGTATGATCTGAGCTTCCCACCCTGTCTGAGCTCCAAGCTTcagaactaaaaaaattggtgctTCTTGATCATGCTCATGAGCCTTGCATGCCATCTCAACTGCAAATTTGCAATTGCAAGATGATGACACTGCTAGAAAATAACTTATTTAGTGTAGTTTCCGCATTCCATTCCGCAACTCGAATTGAGGTGAGGTTAATCGTGATGGTTGAAAAAGACTTGGTTTGTGTCTGCAAAGTAATCCAGTTCTGTTGCTCTTCAGTTCACACCATAAATCTTTGCTATCAGGCCAATTTAATAATCTCATATCAATGTTGCTTTGCTTCATGTGATTGCAAAGAAAATGACGTCTCCATAAATCTTATGCTGCATTTGGCCAAGATCTGTATAGGCCTTTGCTTAATGAGATCATACATGGATGTGTCatagatttgacaatgatatccAAACCTCCCAAGCGAAGTCTTCATCTAGTGTTGCACACAGGACGCATTGTCGTCTCCATTGACTAGCTGAATTAATCTTTCCGTCCAGATTAGGTTCGAGTGGTTGGTTGCATATTTGCCTTTGCTCAGTCAAACTACTAGTAGTCTACAAACACTTAACAACTCCATTTGGATTATCCTTGCAGGTATCAAATTGGGGCCAGCAACAACGAAAGCAGTGGTTCACAGTTCAGACTTAAGTTTTCCCTTCCTCCCCTGTACTAGCGCATCTGTACTTTCTATAGATTAGAAAGCAACGACCTAATGCGAAGCGGCAGGTGTTGCATGGATCATCAATGATCATCCATCCATCCGATGTATTTACCTAGAGCAGCCTAAGGCTGCTTGAATATACATAAAAGTGATGGATTTGTTGCCTTAGATAAAGCATCTTGTACAGTTACAAATCACTTGTGTGTATGTACATAACATAAAGCAAGGTTTCCTTAGCTTGCCACTTCAACCGTTTTGGGGCAAGACCTGAAAAACTTTGCTTCCAATCTCTGAAGTTCTGTGCAAGTCGCATCAATCTCTGAATTTTGTGCCAGGCATCAGATCAGATTATACTGTTTACCTGTGGTCATCGATGCCGAGGCATGTGGCGGCAACCGAAGGAAATACGCAGAGCATGAACAATTTCGCGCGTAAACCGATTCTCCCCAAAAGatgaaagtaaaaataaaaattgtgtGAAGCGCCGATCGACCTGAGTTTCCGAGCCAATGTGTTGACCCGTCACTTGCGGATCGAGGAGCAGAGCGTCACCGGGACAGGAGACGACCTCACCTCAGGCACCGGAGAAGCGATGCATGTGCTCGACGCTTGCCGTTGTTCCTACAAGGAAGGCGAAAAGTGTGGCTCGATGGACTGCTAATGCATAGTACTCCATCCTAAAATATATGGTGTATTAGTATTCgaaaaagtttttgaaaatatattttaactattaatttattttgcaatatattatcaattgctacaaaatcaatatcatattaaaacatttataaaatatgaatttattggtataacttttgtacattaaaacatatgtataatttaactaattgttgATTAAAATTTAcgaagtttgatttttttcaaatcctaatacACTATGTATTTTGAGACAGATGGAGTATCAAATTGCTATATCCAACACTGCCACGTTACATGAAGAGCATTAAATTGATGGGTTGAAATAACTTCTACAATGTATAGCATTGTATTGTAGTTTCTTAGGTCTCCAAATCAATTAATTGTTGTGTGTTTCGTGAACAAATAATTATTCATACGATACAATACAATGCAAACTACACGGTTTTCTTGTCTTGTAATTCGTTGCcataaaaaatccaaataaatgtGCATGATATAGCACAGGAGTAGTCTGTTAATATAGACAAGATACTGAACGGTAGGCGTGGCCTGTCGGTCGGTCCCCGTCGAGCAGGTGGCACACATGCAGAGCCGCGGCGCGCCGGCGTA
This region includes:
- the LOC133893397 gene encoding glycosyltransferase BC10-like, with the translated sequence MMSSPMVLSLLLFASLTALLLLAPRLSPPPPPVAAGDQEEPPAAGVGVGGAGSGGVSGVGVREEADDLALFRRATLDAGAGAAPPKVAFLFLTNSDLTFAPLWERFFAGHEGRFSVYVHADPTARLRLPTTPSFRGRFVTAKPTRRADASLIAAARRLLAAALLDDAANAYFALLSQHCVPLHSFPRLYGALFPPRSAHHHRLPSYIEVLTGEPQMPSRYVARGEDAMLPEVPYDRFRIGSQFFTLARRHAALVVRERRLWRKFRVPCLPEMQQDSCYPEEHYFPTLLDMADPSGVARYTLTRVNWTGSVAGHPHTYTAPEVTPRLIAELRTSNNTHPYMFARKFAPDCLGPLLAIADTAIFKD